A genomic window from Gossypium hirsutum isolate 1008001.06 chromosome D10, Gossypium_hirsutum_v2.1, whole genome shotgun sequence includes:
- the LOC107916312 gene encoding wall-associated receptor kinase-like 22, with product MNCSGRETSLGVDLTGSPFFFSEYRNRFLAAGCNSTAFLAEVDTNTSCRSACIGDALFGSNPYNICHDTCCERELPWALKTFNATFDSQSDGCKLAYVVEKNWASNVANRSGLQKMEAVGAVLDWAIPKEDFELSEEGREYNCTPYGLELSDPHIDKSIRCHCKSGYQGNAYLPDGCQDIDECLDELKCGDATCVNKPGHYVCTRRKTWILPLGIGLGFAALCLVMCLVMGGRWSYKYLKKRRKMKLKKKNFKRNGGLLLQQQMFAKHGSLESTRIFTSKELDKATDNFNKDRVLGQGGQGTIYKGMLADERIVAVKKSKGMVADKVEEFINEVVILSQINHRNVVKLIGCCLETEVPLLVYEFISNGTIYQYLHDQSEEFVLSWETRLRIAKESAEALAYLHSSASIPIYHRDIKSTNILLDEKFKAKVSDFGISRSVSIDQTHLTTHVQGTFGYLDPEYFQSSQFTDKSDVYSFGVVLVELLTGEKPVSFEREENSRSLASYFTNLMEKNQVMDVVDSRIVKEVKHEEVMMVAKLAYQCLSLSGKKRPMMKEVGIELEQIVLMRKGSNVSEFSATFC from the exons ATGAACTGTTCAGGTAGGGAAACCAGCCTTGGGGTGGATCTAACAGGCAGCCCTTTCTTCTTTTCAGAGTACAGGAACAGGTTCCTAGCCGCTGGTTGTAATAGCACGGCTTTCCTGGCGGAAGTTGACACCAACACTTCGTGTAGATCAGCTTGTATTGGGGACGCACTCTTTGGTTCTAATCCTTATAACATCTGCCACGATACATGCTGCGAGAGGGAATTACCATGGGCTCTCAAAACATTTAATGCTACCTTTGATAGCCAATCTGATGGGTGCAAGTTAGCCTACGTGGTGGAGAAAAACTGGGCATCGAATGTAGCAAACAGGTCCGGTTTGCAGAAAATGGAGGCTGTGGGTGCTGTGCTTGATTGGGCGATACCCAAAGAGGATTTTGAGTTGAGCGAAGAAGGAAGAGAATATAATTGTACGCCGTATGGTTTAGAGTTGTCGGACCCTCATATTGACAAATCAATTCGATGTCATTGCAAGAGTGGTTATCAAGGGAATGCATATCTTCCTGATGGATGCCAAG ATATTGACGAATGCCTGGACGAGTTGAAGTGCGGGGATGCGACTTGTGTGAATAAGCCAGGGCATTACGTATGCACACGAAGAAAAACTTGGATTCTTCCTTTAG GAATTGGTCTTGGCTTTGCAGCATTGTGCTTAGTAATGTGCTTAGTAATGGGTGGACGGTGGTCAtacaaatatttaaagaaaagaaggaaaatgaagttgaagaaaaaaaattttaaacgcAATGGTGGGTTATTATTACAACAACAAATGTTTGCAAAGCATGGCAGTTTAGAGAGCACCAGGATATTTACTTCCAAGGAGTTGGATAAAGCGACAGATAATTTCAACAAGGACCGAGTGCTCGGCCAAGGTGGCCAAGGAACTATTTACAAAGGAATGCTTGCCGATGAAAGAATTGTTGCCGTTAAAAAGTCCAAAGGAATGGTTGCAGACAAAGTTGAAGAGTTCATTAATGAAGTCGTCATCCTTTCCCAAATTAATCATCGAAACGTGGTTAAACTTATAGGGTGTTGCCTAGAGACCGAAGTTCCGTTACTAGTTTATGAGTTCATCTCAAATGGAACTATTTATCAATATCTGCATGACCAAAGTGAGGAATTCGTATTATCATGGGAAACACGATTAAGAATTGCCAAAGAAAGTGCCGAAGCCCTTGCGTACTTGCACTCTTCGGCCTCAATTCCGATTTATCATCGAGACATCAAGTCCACAAACATCTTATTAGACGAGAAGTTCAAGGCGAAAGTTTCAGATTTCGGGATATCGAGATCAGTTTCTATAGATCAAACTCACTTGACCACGCACGTACAAGGCACATTCGGATACTTAGACCCTGAGTATTTCCAATCGAGCCAATTCACGGATAAAAGCGATGTGTATAGCTTCGGAGTCGTGCTGGTTGAATTACTAACAGGGGAAAAACCGGTTTCTTTCGAAAGGGAAGAAAATAGTAGGAGTTTAGCCTCGTATTTCACCAATTTGATGGAAAAGAACCAAGTGATGGATGTTGTTGACAGTCGAATTGTGAAGGAAGTGAAACATGAAGAGGTAATGATGGTTGCTAAACTTGCATACCAATGCTTGAGCTTGAGTGGGAAAAAGCGACCAATGATGAAAGAAGTTGGTATAGAGTTAGAACAGATCGTTTTGATGCGGAAGGGTTCAAATGTGTCAGAATTTAGTGCAACTTTCTGCTAG